One region of Alosa sapidissima isolate fAloSap1 chromosome 1, fAloSap1.pri, whole genome shotgun sequence genomic DNA includes:
- the march1 gene encoding splicing regulatory glutamine/lysine-rich protein 1 isoform X3 has protein sequence MPLHQISVVPAAKDSASTGRSSSRSKEKTKDPEGEKGPGRSGSRSSNISKASGTAAGAGLNSASRTLVTPSAQDICSTGTLARLEENGAEQNTPVMPISPALESAPSGKRQVKRRHRRRRESSGVGCVSECVEGQKGEREREREKEKERSRRTRTHSDSSDEDEQQRWRESRSWSREKARRRRSSSGRQTQTQTQTRVRAQESRGAGDAVELLSVGSDEAGKENHAPEPALAKSSKKSSSLKREERSGKAAIQRRASGKEGRASEEEQPIMKSYEEEGDGGDNLSVPVVQKPIIATEPNGNIQTKVQTNTVTPCSDEELEVCRICHCEGDEECPLITPCHCTGSLRFVHEGCLHQWIKSSDTRCCELCNYQFIMETHLKPLRKWEKLHMSTGERRKIFCAVTFHVIAVVCVVWSLYVLIDRTTEEMKMGKNPGMLEWPFWTKLVVVALGFTGGLIFMYIQCKVYLQLWRRLKAFNRIIFVKNCPDTVRSADETKASGTTQTNGRHEPVEVCPPPSLAPTTAPIHAGSAGVAPV, from the exons ATGCCGCTTCATCAGATCTCTGTGGTGCCCGCCGCCAAGGACTCAGCTAGCACTGGCCGTAGCTCCAGCCGCTCCAAAGAGAAGACTAAGGACCCTGAG ggGGAAAAAGGGCCAGGGCGATCAGGGAGTCGATCAAGCAATATCTCGAAG GCGAGCGGTACCGCTGCGGGGGCGGGGCTAAACAGTGCGTCACGTACGTTGGTCACTCCCTCTGCTCAGGACATTTGCAG cacTGGCACTCTGGCCAGGCTTGAGGAGAATGGTGCAGAGcagaacacacccgtcatgccCATAAGCCCCGCCTTGGAGTCGGCCCCCTCGGGGAAGCGGCAGGTGAAGCGGCGTCACCGACGGCGACGCGAGAGCTCGGGCGTGGGCTGCGTCAGCGAATGCGTCGAGGGCCAAAAGGGCGAGCGGGAGCGGGAGCgcgagaaggagaaggagcgcTCGcgacgcacgcgcacacactcggACTCGTCCGACGAGGACGAGCAGCAGCGATGGAGGGAGTCGCGCTCCTGGTCGCGGGAGAAGGCCCGGCGACGTCGCAGCAGCAGCGGCCGGCAGACGCAGACGCAGACGCAGACGCGCGTCCGCGCGCAGGAGAGCCGCGGCGCCGGCGATGCGGTGGAGCTGCTGTCGGTGGGCTCGGACGAGGCCGGCAAGGAAAACCACGCGCCCGAGCCAGCGCTCGCCAAGAGCTCCAAGAAGTCGTCCTCGctgaagagggaggagaggagcggcaAGGCAGCCATTCAGAGACGAGCCAGCGGGAAAGAGGGGCGGGCCAGCGAAGAGGAGCAGCCAATCATGAAGAGCTATGAGGAGGAAGGAGACGGGGGCGACAACCTGTCAGTTCCTGTTGTCCAAAAACCCATCATTGCCACAGAACCCAATGGGAACATACAAACTAAAGTACAGACCAATACAGTCACACCTTGCTCTGATGAGGAGTTGGAGGTCTGCAG GATTTGTCACTGTGAGGGAGACGAGGAGTGTCCGCTCATCACGCCATGCCACTGCACGGGGAGTCTGCGCTTCGTGCACGAGGGCTGCCTCCACCAGTGGATCAAGAGCTCCGACACGCGTTGCTGTGAGCTCTGCAACTACCAGTTCATCATGGAAACCCACCTCAAGCCTTTGCGCAAG TGGGAGAAGCTGCACATGTCCACCGGGGAGCGCAGGAAGATCTTCTGTGCCGTGACCTTTCACGTCAtcgctgtagtgtgtgtggtgtggtcacTTTATGTGCTCATCGATCGCACCACAGAGGAGATGAAGATGGGCAAAAACCCTG GCATGCTGGAGTGGCCCTTCTGGACCAAGCTGGTCGTGGTGGCCCTTGGCTTCACGGGCGGCCTCATCTTCATGTACATCCAATGCAAAGTCTACCTGCAGCTCTGGAGGCGCCTCAAAGCCTTTAACCGCATCATCTTCGTCAAGAACTGCCCGGACACGGTCAGGAGCGCCGATGAGACCAAAGCGTCCGGCACCACCCAGACCAACGGGAGGCACGAGCCAGTCGAGGTGTGCCCTCCGCCTTCCCTGGCCCCCACTACCGCTCCCATCCATGCGGGCAGTGCAGGCGTGGCTCCTGTGTGA
- the march1 gene encoding splicing regulatory glutamine/lysine-rich protein 1 isoform X2: MPLHQISVVPAAKDSASTGRSSSRSKEKTKEGEKGPGRSGSRSSNISKASGTAAGAGLNSASRTLVTPSAQDICSTGTLARLEENGAEQNTPVMPISPALESAPSGKRQVKRRHRRRRESSGVGCVSECVEGQKGEREREREKEKERSRRTRTHSDSSDEDEQQRWRESRSWSREKARRRRSSSGRQTQTQTQTRVRAQESRGAGDAVELLSVGSDEAGKENHAPEPALAKSSKKSSSLKREERSGKAAIQRRASGKEGRASEEEQPIMKSYEEEGDGGDNLSVPVVQKPIIATEPNGNIQTKVQTNTVTPCSDEELEVCRICHCEGDEECPLITPCHCTGSLRFVHEGCLHQWIKSSDTRCCELCNYQFIMETHLKPLRKWEKLHMSTGERRKIFCAVTFHVIAVVCVVWSLYVLIDRTTEEMKMGKNPAVVRLSPFNASGMLEWPFWTKLVVVALGFTGGLIFMYIQCKVYLQLWRRLKAFNRIIFVKNCPDTVRSADETKASGTTQTNGRHEPVEVCPPPSLAPTTAPIHAGSAGVAPV, translated from the exons ATGCCGCTTCATCAGATCTCTGTGGTGCCCGCCGCCAAGGACTCAGCTAGCACTGGCCGTAGCTCCAGCCGCTCCAAAGAGAAGACTAAGG agggGGAAAAAGGGCCAGGGCGATCAGGGAGTCGATCAAGCAATATCTCGAAG GCGAGCGGTACCGCTGCGGGGGCGGGGCTAAACAGTGCGTCACGTACGTTGGTCACTCCCTCTGCTCAGGACATTTGCAG cacTGGCACTCTGGCCAGGCTTGAGGAGAATGGTGCAGAGcagaacacacccgtcatgccCATAAGCCCCGCCTTGGAGTCGGCCCCCTCGGGGAAGCGGCAGGTGAAGCGGCGTCACCGACGGCGACGCGAGAGCTCGGGCGTGGGCTGCGTCAGCGAATGCGTCGAGGGCCAAAAGGGCGAGCGGGAGCGGGAGCgcgagaaggagaaggagcgcTCGcgacgcacgcgcacacactcggACTCGTCCGACGAGGACGAGCAGCAGCGATGGAGGGAGTCGCGCTCCTGGTCGCGGGAGAAGGCCCGGCGACGTCGCAGCAGCAGCGGCCGGCAGACGCAGACGCAGACGCAGACGCGCGTCCGCGCGCAGGAGAGCCGCGGCGCCGGCGATGCGGTGGAGCTGCTGTCGGTGGGCTCGGACGAGGCCGGCAAGGAAAACCACGCGCCCGAGCCAGCGCTCGCCAAGAGCTCCAAGAAGTCGTCCTCGctgaagagggaggagaggagcggcaAGGCAGCCATTCAGAGACGAGCCAGCGGGAAAGAGGGGCGGGCCAGCGAAGAGGAGCAGCCAATCATGAAGAGCTATGAGGAGGAAGGAGACGGGGGCGACAACCTGTCAGTTCCTGTTGTCCAAAAACCCATCATTGCCACAGAACCCAATGGGAACATACAAACTAAAGTACAGACCAATACAGTCACACCTTGCTCTGATGAGGAGTTGGAGGTCTGCAG GATTTGTCACTGTGAGGGAGACGAGGAGTGTCCGCTCATCACGCCATGCCACTGCACGGGGAGTCTGCGCTTCGTGCACGAGGGCTGCCTCCACCAGTGGATCAAGAGCTCCGACACGCGTTGCTGTGAGCTCTGCAACTACCAGTTCATCATGGAAACCCACCTCAAGCCTTTGCGCAAG TGGGAGAAGCTGCACATGTCCACCGGGGAGCGCAGGAAGATCTTCTGTGCCGTGACCTTTCACGTCAtcgctgtagtgtgtgtggtgtggtcacTTTATGTGCTCATCGATCGCACCACAGAGGAGATGAAGATGGGCAAAAACCCTG CGGTGGTGCGTCTCTCTCCTTTCAATGCCTCAGGCATGCTGGAGTGGCCCTTCTGGACCAAGCTGGTCGTGGTGGCCCTTGGCTTCACGGGCGGCCTCATCTTCATGTACATCCAATGCAAAGTCTACCTGCAGCTCTGGAGGCGCCTCAAAGCCTTTAACCGCATCATCTTCGTCAAGAACTGCCCGGACACGGTCAGGAGCGCCGATGAGACCAAAGCGTCCGGCACCACCCAGACCAACGGGAGGCACGAGCCAGTCGAGGTGTGCCCTCCGCCTTCCCTGGCCCCCACTACCGCTCCCATCCATGCGGGCAGTGCAGGCGTGGCTCCTGTGTGA
- the march1 gene encoding splicing regulatory glutamine/lysine-rich protein 1 isoform X1: MPLHQISVVPAAKDSASTGRSSSRSKEKTKDPEGEKGPGRSGSRSSNISKASGTAAGAGLNSASRTLVTPSAQDICSTGTLARLEENGAEQNTPVMPISPALESAPSGKRQVKRRHRRRRESSGVGCVSECVEGQKGEREREREKEKERSRRTRTHSDSSDEDEQQRWRESRSWSREKARRRRSSSGRQTQTQTQTRVRAQESRGAGDAVELLSVGSDEAGKENHAPEPALAKSSKKSSSLKREERSGKAAIQRRASGKEGRASEEEQPIMKSYEEEGDGGDNLSVPVVQKPIIATEPNGNIQTKVQTNTVTPCSDEELEVCRICHCEGDEECPLITPCHCTGSLRFVHEGCLHQWIKSSDTRCCELCNYQFIMETHLKPLRKWEKLHMSTGERRKIFCAVTFHVIAVVCVVWSLYVLIDRTTEEMKMGKNPAVVRLSPFNASGMLEWPFWTKLVVVALGFTGGLIFMYIQCKVYLQLWRRLKAFNRIIFVKNCPDTVRSADETKASGTTQTNGRHEPVEVCPPPSLAPTTAPIHAGSAGVAPV; this comes from the exons ATGCCGCTTCATCAGATCTCTGTGGTGCCCGCCGCCAAGGACTCAGCTAGCACTGGCCGTAGCTCCAGCCGCTCCAAAGAGAAGACTAAGGACCCTGAG ggGGAAAAAGGGCCAGGGCGATCAGGGAGTCGATCAAGCAATATCTCGAAG GCGAGCGGTACCGCTGCGGGGGCGGGGCTAAACAGTGCGTCACGTACGTTGGTCACTCCCTCTGCTCAGGACATTTGCAG cacTGGCACTCTGGCCAGGCTTGAGGAGAATGGTGCAGAGcagaacacacccgtcatgccCATAAGCCCCGCCTTGGAGTCGGCCCCCTCGGGGAAGCGGCAGGTGAAGCGGCGTCACCGACGGCGACGCGAGAGCTCGGGCGTGGGCTGCGTCAGCGAATGCGTCGAGGGCCAAAAGGGCGAGCGGGAGCGGGAGCgcgagaaggagaaggagcgcTCGcgacgcacgcgcacacactcggACTCGTCCGACGAGGACGAGCAGCAGCGATGGAGGGAGTCGCGCTCCTGGTCGCGGGAGAAGGCCCGGCGACGTCGCAGCAGCAGCGGCCGGCAGACGCAGACGCAGACGCAGACGCGCGTCCGCGCGCAGGAGAGCCGCGGCGCCGGCGATGCGGTGGAGCTGCTGTCGGTGGGCTCGGACGAGGCCGGCAAGGAAAACCACGCGCCCGAGCCAGCGCTCGCCAAGAGCTCCAAGAAGTCGTCCTCGctgaagagggaggagaggagcggcaAGGCAGCCATTCAGAGACGAGCCAGCGGGAAAGAGGGGCGGGCCAGCGAAGAGGAGCAGCCAATCATGAAGAGCTATGAGGAGGAAGGAGACGGGGGCGACAACCTGTCAGTTCCTGTTGTCCAAAAACCCATCATTGCCACAGAACCCAATGGGAACATACAAACTAAAGTACAGACCAATACAGTCACACCTTGCTCTGATGAGGAGTTGGAGGTCTGCAG GATTTGTCACTGTGAGGGAGACGAGGAGTGTCCGCTCATCACGCCATGCCACTGCACGGGGAGTCTGCGCTTCGTGCACGAGGGCTGCCTCCACCAGTGGATCAAGAGCTCCGACACGCGTTGCTGTGAGCTCTGCAACTACCAGTTCATCATGGAAACCCACCTCAAGCCTTTGCGCAAG TGGGAGAAGCTGCACATGTCCACCGGGGAGCGCAGGAAGATCTTCTGTGCCGTGACCTTTCACGTCAtcgctgtagtgtgtgtggtgtggtcacTTTATGTGCTCATCGATCGCACCACAGAGGAGATGAAGATGGGCAAAAACCCTG CGGTGGTGCGTCTCTCTCCTTTCAATGCCTCAGGCATGCTGGAGTGGCCCTTCTGGACCAAGCTGGTCGTGGTGGCCCTTGGCTTCACGGGCGGCCTCATCTTCATGTACATCCAATGCAAAGTCTACCTGCAGCTCTGGAGGCGCCTCAAAGCCTTTAACCGCATCATCTTCGTCAAGAACTGCCCGGACACGGTCAGGAGCGCCGATGAGACCAAAGCGTCCGGCACCACCCAGACCAACGGGAGGCACGAGCCAGTCGAGGTGTGCCCTCCGCCTTCCCTGGCCCCCACTACCGCTCCCATCCATGCGGGCAGTGCAGGCGTGGCTCCTGTGTGA
- the tma16 gene encoding translation machinery-associated protein 16: protein MQLLASIPERKYLRVAVSGERKQSWTTCPVDDLRARVRSLHKLTAKMPKAAKGKGPLEKKVVHPYSRKAAYMARAVIKQDKKERQKSEKAQRLNLIREKLLFFQNQLDSEKKEYSKQDTCNIIERYLHRFDAELEQIELANSIKGRQGRLHGAREAVIKQTMERERAQYEGNGFEIPDVMNSKHLKVFREWDGDLKKLPNIKMRKLSARGLSQENQQHKLTEEEENIGEHDDQPASDVDFEDEDL from the exons ATGCAGCTCCTCGCCTCTATTCCGGAACGAAAGTATCTGAGGGTGGCAGTCAGCGGGGAACGAAAACAAAGTTGGACCACTTGCCCTGTCGACGATCTGAGGGCACGTGTGCGTTCACTACATAAATTAACTGCAAAAATG CCGAAGGCGGCAAAGGGAAAGGGGCCTTTGGAGAAGAAAGTTGTTCATCCGTATAGTCGGAAAGCTGCGTACATGGCCAGAGCGGTCATAAAACAGGATAAGAAGGAAAG ACAGAAGAGCGAAAAAGCGCAAAGACTTAACCTAATTC GAGAAAAGCTCTTGTTCTTTCAGAATCAACTGGACTCCGAGAAGAAAGAATATTCCAAACAAGACACCTGCAACATAATTGAAAG ATATCTTCACCGGTTTGATGCGGAGCTGGAGCAGATTGAATTGGCGAACAGTATTAAGGGTCGCCAGGGACGACTGCATGGGGCTAGAGAGGCTGTCATCAAACAGACGATGGAGCGCGAGCGAGCACAGTATGAGGGGAATGGTTTTG AAATTCCAGATGTCATGAACTCCAAGCACCTTAAAGTTTTCAG AGAGTGGGATGGAGACCTGAAGAAGCTGCCTAATATTAAGATGAGGAAGCTCTCTGCTCGAGGACTGAGTCAGGAGAATCAGCAGCACAAACTcacagaggaagaagagaataTTGGGGAACATGATGATCAGCCTGCATCTGATGTTGACTTTGAAGATGAAGATTTATGA